One genomic segment of Panicum virgatum strain AP13 chromosome 2N, P.virgatum_v5, whole genome shotgun sequence includes these proteins:
- the LOC120662644 gene encoding uncharacterized protein LOC120662644, which yields MMTLKNPRKKIHGKHSIQASSCLLPGNKITVDEQFTRFVEMIQKIHVNIPLLDVMHVPTNTRYIKNIINNKRLLPTLEVVKLTEECSVAILNQPPKKKEDPGCPTINCSIGTQHFGNALCDHGASVCVMPKVVFDKLNFTHLTPTPMHLQLADSSVRYPKGITEDVPVRVRDYFIPVDFVVLDMEISKETLLILGRPFLSTTGAHIDVGVGEIRFNINGKEEKFPFRPQKEK from the coding sequence ATGATGACTCTAAAGAACCCGAGGAAGAAAATCCACGGAAAACATTCGATACAAGCTTCCTCATGTTTGCTTCCCGGAAACAAGATCACCGTGGACGAGCAGTTCACTCGTTTTGTTGAGATGATCCAGAAGATACATGTCAACATCCCATTGCTGGACGTAATGCATGTACCAACTAACACCCGCTACATCAAgaacatcatcaacaacaagcgACTGCTGCCCACATTAGAGGTTGTCAAGCTTACGGAAGAATGTAGCGTTGCTATACTCAACCAAcctccaaagaagaaagaagaccCGGGATGCCCAACGATCAATTGTTCGATTGGGACTCAACACTTCGGCAATGCCTTGTGTGACCATGGGGCTAGTGTCTGCGTAATGCCTAAGGTCGTCTTCGACAAGCTCAACTTCACGCATCTAACGCCAACACCGATGCACCTCCAGCTAGCAGACTCTTCAGTCCGCTATCCAAAGGGAATCACTGAAGACGTTCCAGTCAGAGTTCGAGACTACTTCATCCCAGTTGACTTCGTAGTGCTCGACATGGAAATATCAAAAGAGACACTGCTCATCCTTGGGCGGCCATTCCTGAGCACTACTGGAGCACACATCGATGTGGGAGTTGGAGAAATCCGCTTCAACATCAatgggaaagaagaaaaattccCATTCCGGCCCCAGAAGGAAAAATGA